In Gopherus flavomarginatus isolate rGopFla2 chromosome 1, rGopFla2.mat.asm, whole genome shotgun sequence, a single genomic region encodes these proteins:
- the LOC127053463 gene encoding olfactory receptor 52R1-like, which yields MSDSNKTDFTNPSSFILLGIPGLEMAHVWISIPFCTMYAIAILGNFTILFIVKREPSLHGPMYYFLFMLAGTDLVVSTSIVPKMLSIFWFSSREINVSACLTQMYFIHCISSIESGTLAAMALDRYVAICDPLRHSTILTNPVVAKIGLAMVLHSTVVILPFPLLARRWSYCRTNIIPKPYCVHIAVLKLACADTSISSYYGLFVLFCVSGVDVIFITVSYTQILRAIFSLPTKDTRLKTLATCSSHLCVILDFYIPHLSSSVMYRFGQNVAVHFHVLIANMFLLLPHMLNPIIYGVMTRQIRDRLLLLLTHKGT from the coding sequence atgtcagattccaacaaaACCGACTTCACCAATCCCTCctccttcatcctgctgggcattcctggcctggagatggcccatgtctggatctccatccccttctgcaccatgtacgccatagccatcttggggaacttcaccatcctttTCATCGTGAAGAGGGAGCCgagcctccatgggcccatgtatTATTTTCTCTTCATGCTGGCTGGCACTGACCTAGTCGTTTCTACGTCCATTGTGccgaaaatgctgagcatcttctggttcagttCTAGGGAGATCAAtgtcagtgcctgcctcacccagatgtacttcattcactgcatCTCTTCCATAGAGTCTGGGACCTTGGCGGCCATGGCTTtggatcgctatgtggccatctgcgaccccctgagacattccaccatcctgacaaacCCTGTGGTGGCCAAGATTGGCCTGGCCATGGTGCTGCATAGCACCGTGGTCATATTGCCCTTTCCCTTGCTGGCGAGGCGGTGgtcatattgcagaaccaacatcatccccaaGCCGTACTGCGTGCATATTGCTGTGCTGAAGCTGGCCTGCGCCGACACCAGCATCAGTAGTTACTACGGCCTCTTTGTGCTATTCTGTGTGAGTGGTGTGGATGTGATTTTTATCACCGtgtcctatacccagatcctcagggccatcttcagcctccccacaaaggacacCCGGCTCAAGACTTTGgcgacctgcagctcccacctctgtgtcaTCTTAGACTTTTACATCCCAcatctctcctcctctgtcatgtATCGGTTTGGGCAGAATGTGGCTGTACATTTCCATGTTCTCATTGCCAACATGTTCCTCTTGCTGCCCCACATGCTGAACCCCATCATCTATGGGGTGATGACCAGGCAGATCAGGGACAGGCTGCTCCTGCTCCTTACTCATAAAGGGACCTAA